In Gemmatimonadaceae bacterium, the genomic stretch CAGCACGGTGGCAGTGGTGGTGCCGTCGCCGGCGTTGTCGCTGGTCTTCGTCGCGACTTCCTTCACCATCTGCGCGCCCATGTTCTCGAGCGGATCGGAGAGCTCGATCTCCTTGGCGACGGTGACGCCGTCCTTGGTCACGGTCGGGGCGCCGAACTTCTTGTCGATGACGACGTTCCGGCCCTTGGGGCCGAGGGTCACCTTGACAGCGTCAGCCAGCTGGTCGACGCCGCGCTTCAGGGCCGCGCGCGCGTCCACGTTGAAATGCAGTTCCTTGGCAGCCATCGGTTTCTATCCTCGTGTGGCGATTAGGCGAGGACCGCGAGTACATCCGACTCGCGGAGAATGAGCACATTCTCGCCTTCGATCGTGACTTCGGTGCCGCTGTACTTCCCGTACAGCACCCGGTCGCCGACCTTGACAGTCATCGGGGCCAGCTTGCCGTCCTCGTACTTGCCCGGGCCAACGGCGACGATCTCGCCCTGCTGGGGCTTTTCCTTGGCCGTGTCGGGGATGTACAGACCGCCGCGCATCTGTTCCGCCTCTTCGAGCGGCTTCACGACAACGCGATCGGCCAACGGGGTGACCTTGGCGCCGATGGCACTGTTGGTGGTCATCGTCCTTCCTCCAGACCTGACGTGTGACAGTGGATGAGCGCGCGGATCA encodes the following:
- a CDS encoding co-chaperone GroES produces the protein MTTNSAIGAKVTPLADRVVVKPLEEAEQMRGGLYIPDTAKEKPQQGEIVAVGPGKYEDGKLAPMTVKVGDRVLYGKYSGTEVTIEGENVLILRESDVLAVLA